A region of Diospyros lotus cultivar Yz01 chromosome 3, ASM1463336v1, whole genome shotgun sequence DNA encodes the following proteins:
- the LOC127798368 gene encoding serine/arginine-rich splicing factor RS2Z32-like, with the protein MPRYDDRYGGTRLYVGHLAPRTRSRDLEDLFSRYGRVRDVDMKREFAFVEFSDSRDADDARYSLNGREVDGSRIVVEFAKGVPRGPGGSREYLGRGPPPGTGRCFNCGLDGHWARDCKAGDWKNKCYRCGERGHIERNCQNSPKKLRRGRNHSRSPSPRRGRSRSRSRSRSRSFSRSRSYSRSRSPVKRERSVERVDRRSRSPRHSRSPKQNKVSPPATKGRKRSPTPDDRSPRERGSLSPRDDRRHANGSDYGDSPKAGSRNGSEYGDSPKAGSRSPIGDAARDSPRAMSSIEENGRNRRPSPLPADDRSPVDDDDNHGSPRAGSESA; encoded by the exons ATGCCTCGTTATGATGACCGCTATGGTGGTACAAGGCTCTATGTCGGCCACTTGGCTCCACGGACAAGATCACGTGATCTGGAGGACCTCTTCAGCAGATATGGAAG AGTACGTGATGTGGATATGAAGCGCGAGTTTGCCTTCGTT GAATTTAGTGATTCTCGAGATGCTGATGATGCAAGATATAGCTTAAATGGTCGAGAAGTAGATGGGAGTCGCATTGTAGTGGAATTTGCAAAGGGG GTGCCACGTGGTCCAGGTGGATCTCGTGAATATCTAGGCAGAGGTCCTCCTCCAGGAACTGGACGCTGCTTTAATTGTGGGCTTGATGGCCATTGGGCTCGAGATTGCAAGGCCGGGGACTGGAAGAATAAGTGTTATCGCTGTGGGGAACGAGGCCATATAGAAAGGAATTGTCAAAACAGTCCCAAGAAACTGAG ACGGGGGCGGAACCACTCTCGGTCACCATCTCCTCGACGTGGGAGAAGCCGTAGCCGAAGCCGAAGCCGTAGCCGTAGCTTCAGCAGGAGTCGCAGCTATAg CCGATCTAGGTCACCTGTAAAGAGGGAGAGGAGTGTCGAGCGCGTGGATAGAAGATCTAGGAGCCCTCGTCACAGCAGGAGCCCAAAGCAGAATAAAGTGTCGCCACCGGCAACCAAAGGGAGGAAGCGCAGTCCAACGCCTGATGATAGAAGCCCACGAGAGAGAGGTAGCCTATCACCAAGGGACGACCGTAGGCATGCGAATGGGTCTGACTATGGTGACAGCCCCAAGGCCGGGAGCAGGAATGGGTCTGAATATGGCGACAGCCCCAAGGCCGGTAGCAGGAGCCCTATCGGTGATGCTGCAAGAGACAGTCCAAGGGCTATGAGCTCCATTGAAGAGAACGGACGGAATCGCAGACCCAGCCCACTACCTGCAGATGATAGGAGCCCTGTTGATGACGATGATAACCATGGTTCTCCAAGGGCGGGCAGTGAATCTGCTTAG